In the genome of Candidatus Nitrospira nitrosa, one region contains:
- a CDS encoding integrase core domain-containing protein, translated as MDTRTRIILAAELATQGLSVSAIAGQLERHRETIGLWLKAVRIEGLSVFLDRYAAAKTGPRPARQVPGAVKRLVWAIRAREYDCCGQKIQYFLAHEQHIHLSVPKIYEILAERYVLRPRGRTNQPRGVVPIATAPRAVIQMDTVVFGEVFAFTGVDIYTKEADVVLRTGLTSEDGAMFLRTAMTRRFTGPVQIIQTDGGSEFKGVFAQQVLQYCTRHRIARPYKKNEQAYIESFNRTLRKECLGWISYRVEELPTLQGEVRAFLDRYHYHRPHLGFTPMRPPLSPSREGPDGLSDIYGE; from the coding sequence ATGGACACAAGAACTCGGATCATTCTTGCAGCGGAACTGGCGACTCAAGGGCTCTCCGTTTCCGCGATCGCGGGCCAACTTGAGCGCCATCGAGAAACCATAGGACTCTGGCTGAAGGCGGTTCGAATCGAAGGACTCTCTGTCTTTCTGGATCGCTATGCTGCGGCCAAGACGGGGCCACGTCCGGCACGACAGGTCCCGGGAGCGGTCAAACGCCTTGTCTGGGCGATTCGCGCCCGTGAATACGACTGCTGTGGGCAGAAGATTCAGTACTTTCTGGCTCATGAACAGCATATCCATCTCTCTGTTCCCAAGATCTATGAAATCTTGGCTGAACGATACGTCTTACGGCCTCGGGGCCGGACCAATCAGCCACGCGGCGTTGTGCCGATTGCCACGGCTCCCCGCGCGGTCATTCAGATGGATACCGTGGTTTTTGGCGAGGTCTTCGCCTTTACCGGGGTGGACATCTATACGAAGGAAGCGGATGTCGTTCTGCGGACCGGACTAACAAGCGAGGATGGGGCCATGTTTTTGCGCACAGCCATGACTCGCCGCTTTACCGGGCCTGTGCAGATCATCCAGACCGATGGGGGCTCAGAGTTCAAAGGCGTGTTTGCCCAACAGGTGCTCCAGTATTGTACACGACATCGCATCGCCCGTCCCTATAAGAAGAACGAGCAGGCGTATATTGAGAGCTTCAATCGAACCCTGCGCAAGGAATGCTTGGGGTGGATCTCCTATCGAGTAGAAGAACTGCCCACACTCCAGGGCGAGGTGCGTGCATTTCTGGACCGGTATCACTATCATCGGCCGCATCTTGGATTCACCCCGATGCGACCGCCGTTATCGCCAAGCCGTGAAGGACCTGACGGACTGTCGGATATTTACGGAGAATAG
- the lipA gene encoding lipoyl synthase, with protein sequence MSFVPLDQLRTASHHSSAISSQPSSDYRLRLPSWFKVTARTGPDYLDIKQTMERLKLHTICEEARCPNRWECWNARTATFLILGHICTRRCHYCSVETGRPHSVDLDEPGRVAEAVKALDLRHAVITSVNRDELDDGGASVFAETIRQTRRLNPTCTIEVLIPDFEGNEKALAAVCAEKPEILNHNIETVRRLFPSIRPQGKYQRSIDLLAKAKQLGVKTKSGLILGMGETLDEAREVMCNLRAVDCDIMTIGQYLQPTREHLPVAKFYDPPEFALLKEEGLAMGFSHIESGPLVRSSYHAEQQVAGA encoded by the coding sequence ATGAGCTTTGTCCCCCTCGATCAGCTCCGAACTGCTAGTCACCACTCATCAGCTATTAGTTCCCAACCGTCGTCTGATTACCGGCTGCGTCTTCCGTCCTGGTTCAAAGTTACTGCTCGAACCGGTCCGGACTATCTCGATATCAAGCAAACCATGGAGCGGCTTAAGCTGCACACGATCTGTGAGGAGGCGCGCTGTCCGAACCGATGGGAATGTTGGAACGCCCGTACGGCCACGTTTCTGATTCTCGGCCATATCTGCACCAGACGCTGTCACTACTGCTCTGTGGAGACTGGCAGGCCGCATTCGGTCGATCTCGATGAGCCGGGTCGGGTTGCAGAAGCGGTCAAAGCACTCGATCTTCGTCATGCCGTCATCACCTCGGTCAATCGCGATGAACTGGATGATGGCGGGGCCTCGGTCTTTGCCGAGACGATTCGACAGACAAGACGGCTGAATCCTACCTGTACGATTGAAGTGTTGATTCCGGACTTTGAAGGCAATGAGAAAGCACTGGCCGCAGTGTGTGCGGAGAAACCAGAGATTCTGAATCACAATATTGAGACGGTGAGGCGACTGTTCCCATCAATCCGACCTCAAGGGAAATATCAGCGGTCGATCGATCTGCTAGCCAAGGCGAAGCAGCTTGGCGTGAAAACAAAGTCCGGGTTGATTCTCGGCATGGGCGAGACACTCGATGAAGCCCGTGAGGTGATGTGCAATCTTCGAGCCGTGGATTGCGACATCATGACGATCGGCCAATATCTCCAACCGACGAGAGAGCATCTGCCCGTTGCCAAATTTTATGATCCACCCGAGTTTGCGCTCCTCAAGGAAGAAGGGCTTGCCATGGGCTTCAGTCATATTGAATCAGGCCCGTTGGTCCGCAGCTCCTATCACGCGGAGCAGCAGGTAGCTGGCGCATAA
- a CDS encoding type II toxin-antitoxin system RelE/ParE family toxin: protein MAHPSSKSPLTRLVYDGTVLRIEFYVASNGTVPAEDWLEQLSDAAQQKFAALFVRMGDTGKIWNERKFKHLTGTDQLFEFKVEADRILCFFFVGRRLILTHGFRKAGDKTPKREIDRAEACKKDFEGRVRYED from the coding sequence ATGGCACATCCCTCAAGTAAGTCACCACTAACCCGGTTGGTCTATGACGGCACGGTCCTCAGAATTGAGTTTTACGTTGCCTCCAATGGCACCGTACCAGCAGAAGACTGGCTCGAGCAGCTTTCGGATGCAGCCCAGCAGAAGTTCGCGGCTCTGTTTGTGCGCATGGGAGACACTGGAAAGATCTGGAATGAACGTAAGTTTAAACATTTGACCGGGACTGATCAGCTTTTTGAATTTAAAGTTGAGGCTGATCGCATCCTGTGCTTCTTTTTCGTGGGTCGTCGGTTGATTTTGACGCATGGATTCAGGAAAGCCGGCGACAAAACACCAAAACGAGAAATTGATCGAGCAGAAGCGTGTAAGAAGGACTTTGAGGGGAGAGTTCGATATGAAGACTAA
- a CDS encoding DUF1353 domain-containing protein, whose product MTLLDNFEYVDPIDRRWVAPKGHVIDGASIPRFAWTLIGGPFEGKYRDSSVIHDVGCDKRWASWQVVHEVFYMGMLTSGVEDWRAKVMYAAVYHFGSRWDKVVRISGIPAVQTPVARQRALEGEEPGSTAEILSVDPPVNLPLGASTSTFTIRVSPPPQNMAQEQFEALRREIEEAAFAGKPTRTLESIRSVAK is encoded by the coding sequence ATGACACTTCTTGATAACTTTGAGTACGTCGATCCTATAGACCGAAGGTGGGTAGCCCCGAAAGGTCACGTCATCGATGGCGCGTCTATCCCACGCTTTGCATGGACACTCATTGGTGGTCCATTCGAAGGAAAGTATCGAGACTCATCTGTGATTCACGATGTTGGGTGTGACAAGCGCTGGGCATCGTGGCAGGTAGTTCATGAGGTGTTTTATATGGGTATGCTTACTTCAGGTGTCGAAGATTGGCGTGCTAAGGTGATGTACGCGGCCGTTTACCACTTCGGCTCACGCTGGGATAAAGTCGTACGCATCTCGGGAATACCGGCGGTCCAAACACCTGTCGCCCGGCAGCGGGCGCTGGAAGGTGAAGAGCCAGGGAGCACAGCGGAAATCTTATCGGTCGATCCGCCAGTCAATCTGCCTCTGGGTGCGTCAACATCTACATTCACCATACGAGTTTCACCGCCACCCCAGAATATGGCGCAAGAGCAGTTTGAGGCTCTGCGAAGAGAGATTGAGGAAGCTGCGTTTGCGGGCAAGCCTACGAGGACGCTCGAATCTATTCGGTCAGTGGCAAAATAG
- a CDS encoding class I SAM-dependent methyltransferase: MNSSTPRWPLPTHDYWSTPFAESLLHHLDLRPGLRILDIASGHGIPAFYLAEQVGPTGEVRAIDVSVGQVTRGRAIQGSQLPWLQFESMDMRSLPTDLPSFDRITGNLAVMFFRPDRFQAVQGLIRHLNPGGQIVLTFPSYGTFDSLWQRVDQAMTQRGLNMERARFQAYLNERPSAKEARGWLEGLELERIDVTEYPLEVVTGPGQNFLYHPLLRDGFLDDVYECFEDQRRAEKFMVELSEDVQSFTPLIAQRCVLSGWKRNLGSDGES; encoded by the coding sequence ATGAATTCATCTACGCCTCGCTGGCCTCTTCCAACACACGACTATTGGTCCACACCGTTTGCAGAATCGTTACTGCATCATCTAGACCTACGCCCAGGCCTGCGAATCCTCGATATCGCATCCGGCCATGGCATTCCGGCTTTCTATCTTGCCGAGCAAGTTGGTCCGACTGGTGAGGTGCGAGCGATCGACGTGAGTGTTGGTCAAGTCACTCGCGGGAGGGCTATTCAGGGGTCGCAACTACCCTGGCTCCAGTTCGAGTCCATGGACATGCGCTCGCTACCTACAGATTTGCCATCCTTTGATCGCATCACGGGCAATCTGGCAGTGATGTTCTTCCGGCCTGATAGGTTCCAAGCAGTTCAAGGGTTGATTAGGCATCTCAACCCAGGAGGCCAGATCGTCCTGACCTTTCCCTCCTATGGAACGTTTGATTCATTGTGGCAGCGAGTGGATCAGGCAATGACCCAGCGGGGGCTAAATATGGAACGAGCGCGATTCCAGGCTTACCTCAACGAACGCCCGTCAGCGAAGGAAGCGCGGGGGTGGCTCGAAGGCCTGGAGCTCGAACGGATTGATGTGACCGAATACCCACTAGAGGTCGTGACGGGCCCTGGCCAAAACTTTCTCTACCACCCACTCCTCCGCGACGGCTTTCTCGACGATGTGTACGAATGTTTTGAGGATCAACGACGTGCAGAGAAATTCATGGTAGAGCTGTCAGAGGACGTCCAAAGCTTCACACCCCTTATTGCTCAGCGTTGCGTCCTCTCTGGATGGAAGCGGAACTTGGGTTCTGATGGCGAAAGTTGA
- the pgm gene encoding phosphoglucomutase (alpha-D-glucose-1,6-bisphosphate-dependent): MPIHSFAGQPAPPSTLVDVSKLLAAYWAEQPDPSAREQRVSFGTSGHRGSSFKRSFNEHHIVAIAQAVCEYRATQRTTGPLYLGKDTHALSDPAFVTVLEVLAANGVEVMIDQDKGFTPTPVISHAILSYNRGRTSGLADGIVITPSHNPPEDGGIKYNPPNGGPADTQVTKWIEDRANTLLTKNLQECNRLPIEQARQAPTTHRHNYIEAYISDLKNIIDIAAIKAAELKLGIDPLGGSGVGYWKPIIERYGLDVEIVNPSVDPTFRFMPLDWDGKIRMDCSSPYAMANLIALKDRFDVAFGNDADNDRHGIVTRSGLMNPNHYLAVSIAYLFANRPNWKSDAGIGKTLVSSSLIDRVAAKLKRTLVEVPVGFKWFVNGLLDGSLGFGGEESAGASFLRRDGTVWSTDKDGIIMDLLAAEMMAKTGRDPSELYRDLTKELGEPVYERIDAQATPEQKAILSKLSPEQVKATDLAGDKILAMLTKAPGNNAAIGGLKVVTQNGWFAARPSGTEDVYKLYAESFKGKEHLTLIQQEAQALIAKALASST, translated from the coding sequence ATGCCGATTCATTCATTCGCAGGCCAGCCGGCACCTCCCTCAACCCTTGTGGACGTCAGCAAACTCCTCGCTGCCTACTGGGCTGAGCAACCCGATCCCTCGGCTCGCGAGCAGCGCGTGTCATTCGGAACATCGGGACATCGCGGTTCTTCCTTCAAGCGAAGCTTCAATGAACATCATATCGTAGCAATCGCTCAGGCCGTGTGCGAATACCGTGCGACGCAACGCACGACTGGGCCTCTCTACTTGGGTAAAGACACCCATGCACTCTCTGATCCGGCCTTTGTGACCGTCCTTGAAGTCCTCGCAGCCAATGGCGTGGAAGTGATGATCGACCAAGACAAGGGCTTCACCCCGACGCCGGTCATCTCGCATGCCATCCTGAGCTACAATCGGGGCCGAACCTCCGGTCTCGCGGATGGGATCGTCATCACACCATCGCATAATCCTCCGGAAGACGGTGGGATCAAGTACAACCCTCCGAATGGCGGCCCGGCCGATACACAAGTTACCAAGTGGATCGAGGACAGGGCTAATACCCTTTTGACGAAAAATCTACAGGAATGTAATCGACTTCCGATTGAACAAGCACGACAGGCACCCACCACACATCGCCACAACTATATCGAAGCCTATATCAGCGACCTGAAGAATATCATCGACATCGCTGCCATCAAAGCCGCTGAACTCAAGCTTGGGATCGACCCCCTTGGCGGATCCGGGGTCGGGTACTGGAAACCGATTATCGAGCGATATGGACTGGATGTGGAGATTGTGAACCCCTCAGTTGATCCAACGTTTCGCTTCATGCCGTTGGATTGGGACGGCAAAATCCGTATGGATTGTTCCTCGCCCTATGCCATGGCCAATCTCATCGCATTGAAAGATCGCTTCGATGTGGCCTTCGGCAATGATGCCGACAACGATCGGCATGGAATCGTCACCCGTTCAGGCTTGATGAATCCGAACCATTACTTGGCCGTCTCAATTGCCTATCTCTTTGCCAACCGCCCCAACTGGAAGTCTGACGCCGGAATCGGCAAGACCTTGGTGAGCAGCAGTCTCATCGACCGAGTTGCGGCCAAGCTGAAACGGACACTGGTTGAAGTCCCGGTGGGCTTCAAGTGGTTTGTGAACGGTCTGCTGGATGGTTCTCTCGGATTTGGAGGCGAGGAAAGCGCCGGTGCATCGTTCCTACGCCGCGACGGCACCGTCTGGTCCACAGACAAGGACGGGATCATCATGGACCTGCTCGCAGCAGAGATGATGGCTAAAACCGGTCGTGATCCATCCGAGCTATACCGAGATCTCACAAAGGAGCTGGGCGAACCGGTCTATGAGCGAATCGACGCACAGGCAACGCCCGAGCAGAAGGCGATTCTCTCCAAACTTTCTCCCGAGCAAGTAAAGGCGACGGATCTGGCCGGAGACAAGATCTTGGCGATGCTGACTAAGGCCCCAGGCAATAACGCAGCGATTGGCGGGTTGAAGGTCGTCACTCAGAACGGCTGGTTCGCCGCAAGACCATCGGGCACTGAAGATGTGTACAAGCTCTACGCGGAAAGCTTCAAAGGAAAAGAGCATCTGACACTCATTCAACAAGAAGCGCAAGCGTTGATTGCCAAAGCCTTGGCCTCAAGCACGTAA
- a CDS encoding helix-turn-helix domain-containing protein, producing the protein MKTKAVGMDKSWLDRKLASSKFRKGFEEELQKLAIGEQLARLRLEAGLTQAQVAKRTGTTASAISRYENAEYDRYELRTLQKIVRACGGRLEIFLEPGPKTHRAA; encoded by the coding sequence ATGAAGACTAAAGCTGTGGGAATGGACAAGAGCTGGTTGGATAGGAAGCTCGCGAGCTCAAAATTCCGCAAAGGATTTGAAGAAGAGCTGCAAAAGCTGGCTATCGGCGAGCAGCTTGCTCGATTGCGTCTGGAGGCAGGATTGACCCAAGCGCAAGTGGCGAAACGTACCGGCACCACAGCGTCAGCGATCAGCCGCTACGAAAATGCGGAATACGATCGCTATGAGCTTCGCACGCTGCAAAAGATTGTCCGTGCCTGCGGTGGTCGACTGGAGATTTTCTTAGAGCCAGGACCAAAAACCCACCGAGCTGCATAG
- a CDS encoding helix-turn-helix transcriptional regulator codes for MERLSGNQVRQVSEFLLDLYQLRTHEEFTSHVIAALPKITDGEFTSYNEINHRHGLGTFQTDVPGFLKEPEHFGQVLAKEAEHHPILKYFQKTRDGSAVTLSDFVADREFRETVLSQEFYQPLQIPRIIGLALRIGSSHSVTLARHKNGREFGEHTRTTLNAIRPHLRQALENALAVTQMQHQLAVMNQAVVEGEQALISVTNEGRIRFITPSAQRLLKQYDLHTRPESDRLSTRLRDWLTDSERQLNRSDDVIPELRPLLVQGELGCLTIRLIVKDSHYLLMLEEGQAAPAAKVFEAFGLSTRESEILSWVSQGKTNSKIGMILGISRRTVQKHLERIYIKLGVENRTAAAMVASTTQSTDRS; via the coding sequence ATGGAACGATTATCTGGAAACCAGGTGCGGCAGGTATCGGAATTTCTATTGGATCTCTACCAACTGCGTACGCACGAGGAATTCACTAGTCATGTGATCGCAGCCCTGCCGAAAATCACGGACGGAGAATTCACGTCGTACAATGAGATCAATCATCGTCATGGCCTCGGGACATTCCAGACCGATGTTCCTGGCTTTCTGAAGGAGCCAGAACACTTCGGGCAGGTACTCGCCAAAGAAGCGGAACATCATCCAATTTTGAAATATTTTCAAAAGACTCGAGATGGATCCGCAGTCACCCTTTCAGACTTTGTGGCGGACCGCGAGTTTCGAGAGACCGTATTGTCGCAGGAATTTTATCAACCACTTCAAATTCCCCGCATCATCGGCCTTGCGCTCCGGATAGGCTCATCGCACAGCGTCACCCTCGCACGACATAAGAACGGCCGTGAGTTTGGTGAGCATACGAGAACAACACTGAATGCGATTCGTCCCCATCTCCGACAGGCTTTGGAGAACGCGTTGGCGGTCACACAGATGCAGCATCAGCTGGCAGTCATGAATCAAGCAGTGGTAGAAGGAGAGCAGGCGCTTATTTCAGTCACCAACGAAGGAAGGATTCGGTTTATCACCCCATCCGCACAACGATTGCTGAAGCAGTACGACCTTCATACGCGGCCCGAGTCGGATCGGCTTTCCACCCGCCTCAGAGATTGGCTGACTGACTCTGAACGACAACTGAACCGATCAGACGATGTCATACCAGAACTCCGGCCCTTGCTGGTCCAAGGAGAATTAGGTTGTTTGACCATCCGGCTGATCGTGAAGGACTCACATTATCTCCTGATGCTCGAAGAGGGTCAGGCTGCGCCTGCGGCAAAAGTTTTTGAAGCTTTTGGGTTGAGCACGCGGGAGTCAGAAATCTTGAGCTGGGTCTCGCAAGGCAAAACGAATTCCAAGATCGGTATGATCTTGGGCATCAGCCGCCGCACGGTTCAGAAGCATCTGGAGCGGATCTATATCAAATTGGGAGTGGAAAACCGCACTGCCGCCGCGATGGTCGCAAGCACCACACAATCCACTGACAGGTCATGA
- a CDS encoding DUF3971 domain-containing protein: protein MPPNSFPVSKGGRVSRFRLAFLSILVLIVLAGTFLAFSRELTGQDYLKDFVLEQLEESLGRKIDVHRVKFVVFPGIRVELSEVVIHDPQSAQVVLTAKRVDLVLRFFPLLKKQIVGKRLLIEEPKLTLRRNERGRWNILDGVNGQADTDQQTMALMARTFMVRQAKLLNGTITVMDAARPDGIRSITLEHVECDLTIHPEQGVADVHVAMSHQGTHGVSRVSLDGAIKQAEQPVALSGDDVGEPVPGLQFDGHIDAADIKVRDAADFLGPRPVSDHLQGSLNLRSAVRVMPGVAGYDMVLSEMSAHLNEITLTGHGSLAGVLTPQPTFSVTFSSSLVTLPQLLKTISPEWIHPQLPALLEERRIDGKVQVVKATLTGSTATGPQLSATGEFHVQEGHALIGRDHVAATDLAAVILVETGRVRISKITGNYGTMQLTDGKAEVSFLDAGPWLDLEMTSEMGATSLIEFLSRTVKTERMAQVFAGVRDAEGTAVATFRLVGPLNQPGGITFAGGEITARHISLNHPALPERMTGVQGRFVLADGATQLDQVTGNLGGMAVQVQGTITGGSTSQFQDLSIRTRGDAAQIVRLFRSSAIDRGVLEGTLSSTATLSGVTTRPHVRGSIALDEAKVVLGVIDKPIGSRAAVEFEGVLPQTASIKLDRVALVLPSLTIPAKGTLQFGNGFLVDMAVATGIIPVASLPRWISKGGLEVGNLELSLEIKGREPDWHAWRITGWMGLTNGVLQAKEVDGHIQDLYARVRFLRNETELKRLSFKVQGSDVAMEATVRNWLTKPSIIGRIESNQLDLSLLIPKGGRSPVREFLETLAATSQVTMTAAVARGHYQHLKFSSLSARITIQDGVLDLDRLSGESSHGHVAGRLVVQLPPNAPADLDLSFRATGMEFDDVLKLAKAQAHGVSGELRISGAIRGHGRNPHGIYPSLNGKVDVLLENGRILKTNERAVWKIISLLNLPAVLQGKVELEKEGLPYNRISSTIAIQNGLFQTENLIIDSPILKITAAGNYDLPTDQLDLAVAVSPFGSYSQFLKTIPLFGRIIAGDRKGLATAMFTVKGGLEDPEVTYLPVKSFASGLSGLAQLAVDVLTNTLTLPMDLVTPDEETGVRSKDLTPAPPPARP, encoded by the coding sequence ATGCCGCCGAATTCCTTTCCGGTATCCAAAGGGGGTCGTGTGTCCCGTTTTCGGTTAGCCTTCCTGAGCATACTTGTTCTCATCGTTCTCGCCGGAACGTTCCTCGCCTTTTCACGAGAGTTGACCGGTCAAGACTATCTCAAGGACTTTGTTCTGGAACAATTGGAGGAGAGTCTTGGTCGGAAAATTGATGTCCACCGGGTCAAGTTTGTGGTGTTTCCCGGCATTCGCGTGGAGCTTTCAGAAGTCGTCATCCATGACCCGCAATCGGCGCAAGTGGTACTCACAGCGAAGCGCGTCGATCTGGTCCTTCGGTTTTTCCCGCTCTTGAAGAAGCAAATTGTCGGAAAACGATTGTTGATTGAGGAGCCCAAGCTGACCCTTCGTCGGAATGAACGTGGTCGGTGGAATATCTTGGATGGGGTGAACGGGCAAGCGGATACCGATCAGCAAACCATGGCTCTGATGGCACGGACCTTCATGGTCCGGCAGGCCAAACTTCTGAATGGAACGATCACGGTGATGGATGCGGCCAGACCGGATGGCATTCGGTCCATTACCCTGGAACATGTTGAGTGTGACCTCACGATTCATCCAGAGCAGGGCGTTGCCGACGTGCATGTGGCGATGTCCCATCAGGGTACGCATGGAGTTTCGAGGGTGTCCCTGGATGGGGCGATCAAACAGGCGGAACAGCCAGTCGCCTTGTCAGGTGATGATGTGGGGGAGCCGGTTCCTGGACTGCAATTTGATGGTCATATTGATGCCGCTGATATCAAGGTGCGTGATGCGGCCGACTTTCTTGGCCCAAGACCGGTTTCAGATCATCTCCAAGGTTCGTTGAATCTGCGGAGTGCCGTGCGTGTTATGCCGGGTGTCGCCGGCTATGACATGGTGTTATCGGAGATGAGTGCACACTTGAACGAGATCACCCTGACGGGCCATGGTAGTCTTGCCGGCGTCCTGACTCCGCAACCCACCTTTTCCGTGACCTTTTCCAGTTCTCTTGTGACATTGCCGCAACTGCTGAAAACCATTTCTCCGGAGTGGATCCATCCACAGTTACCGGCCCTGTTGGAAGAACGTCGCATCGACGGCAAGGTACAGGTCGTGAAGGCCACACTGACCGGCTCGACCGCGACCGGCCCTCAGTTGTCGGCGACCGGGGAATTTCATGTGCAAGAAGGTCATGCGCTCATCGGTCGTGATCATGTCGCGGCAACAGACTTGGCGGCGGTGATCCTGGTCGAAACCGGGCGGGTGCGTATCTCCAAGATTACGGGGAACTATGGAACGATGCAGTTGACCGATGGGAAAGCGGAGGTGTCGTTTCTTGACGCAGGGCCGTGGTTGGACCTGGAGATGACGAGTGAGATGGGGGCCACGTCGTTGATAGAGTTTCTCTCGAGGACGGTCAAAACAGAGCGGATGGCACAGGTGTTTGCCGGGGTTCGAGATGCGGAGGGAACGGCGGTTGCGACCTTTCGCCTCGTCGGTCCGTTGAATCAACCCGGAGGAATCACATTTGCCGGTGGGGAGATTACCGCCCGTCACATCAGCCTGAATCATCCAGCCTTGCCGGAGCGGATGACCGGGGTGCAAGGGCGATTTGTGTTGGCTGATGGCGCAACTCAACTTGATCAGGTGACGGGGAATCTTGGGGGAATGGCCGTCCAGGTCCAGGGGACGATTACCGGGGGATCGACCAGTCAGTTTCAAGATCTGTCTATTCGTACACGTGGCGATGCGGCTCAGATAGTCCGGCTCTTCCGATCTTCCGCCATTGATCGGGGTGTACTCGAGGGGACTCTGAGCTCAACGGCGACGCTCTCAGGCGTGACGACGAGACCGCATGTCCGAGGATCCATCGCACTGGACGAGGCGAAGGTCGTGCTTGGGGTGATCGATAAACCTATTGGGTCTCGCGCGGCGGTCGAGTTTGAGGGAGTGCTGCCCCAAACTGCGAGTATCAAGTTGGACCGAGTCGCGCTGGTTCTGCCATCGTTGACGATTCCCGCTAAGGGTACCCTGCAGTTCGGGAATGGTTTCCTGGTTGATATGGCGGTCGCAACAGGGATCATCCCGGTTGCCAGTCTTCCGAGATGGATCTCCAAGGGCGGACTTGAAGTGGGGAACCTCGAGCTCTCGTTGGAGATCAAAGGCCGAGAACCGGACTGGCATGCCTGGCGAATAACCGGATGGATGGGGTTGACGAATGGGGTGCTGCAGGCTAAGGAAGTCGATGGGCACATTCAGGATCTCTATGCTCGTGTCAGATTTCTCCGCAACGAGACTGAGCTCAAACGACTGTCGTTCAAAGTCCAGGGTAGCGATGTCGCGATGGAGGCCACGGTTCGAAATTGGCTGACGAAGCCATCCATCATCGGAAGGATTGAGTCTAACCAGCTTGACCTGAGCTTATTGATCCCCAAGGGCGGGCGCTCGCCTGTCCGAGAGTTCCTCGAGACGCTGGCAGCAACCAGTCAGGTGACGATGACCGCGGCCGTGGCGCGTGGGCATTACCAACATCTCAAATTCAGTTCGCTGTCCGCACGCATCACCATTCAGGATGGGGTGCTTGACCTGGATCGCTTATCCGGGGAATCCAGTCATGGGCATGTGGCGGGACGGCTGGTCGTACAGCTTCCACCCAACGCGCCGGCTGACCTTGACCTCTCGTTTCGGGCCACGGGTATGGAATTTGATGATGTCTTGAAGCTGGCCAAGGCACAAGCGCATGGGGTGTCGGGAGAGTTGCGGATCAGTGGCGCGATTCGTGGCCATGGACGAAATCCCCATGGCATCTATCCCTCGTTGAATGGCAAGGTTGACGTCTTGTTGGAAAATGGACGAATCCTGAAAACAAACGAGCGTGCCGTTTGGAAAATCATCAGTCTGTTGAATCTTCCCGCCGTCTTGCAAGGGAAGGTCGAGTTGGAAAAAGAGGGGCTACCCTACAACAGAATTTCCTCAACGATTGCCATTCAAAACGGTCTGTTTCAAACGGAAAATTTGATCATCGACAGTCCAATCCTTAAGATTACCGCGGCGGGAAATTATGATTTGCCCACAGACCAGCTGGATCTCGCAGTGGCAGTGAGCCCGTTTGGATCCTATTCCCAATTTCTCAAGACGATTCCACTCTTTGGACGAATCATTGCGGGAGATCGCAAAGGCTTAGCCACGGCAATGTTTACCGTGAAAGGCGGGCTGGAAGATCCCGAGGTGACCTACCTGCCGGTGAAGTCATTTGCGTCCGGTCTCTCAGGATTGGCGCAGCTGGCGGTCGATGTGCTTACCAATACCTTGACGCTGCCGATGGACTTGGTGACGCCGGATGAAGAAACCGGTGTGCGATCCAAAGACCTTACGCCAGCGCCGCCTCCCGCCAGACCATAA